GAGTAGGAGTACAACACTAGTAGTGTACTAGTAGGAGTACAACATAGTAGAGTAGGAGTACAACACTAGTAGTGTACTAGTAGGAGTACAACATAGTAAAGTAGGAGTACAACACTAGTAGTGTACTAGTAGGAGTACAACATAGTAGAGTAGGAGTACAACACTAGTAGTGTACTAGTAGGAGTACAACATAGTAAAGTAGGAGTACAACACTAGTAGTGTACTAGTAGGAGTACAACATAGTAGAGTAGGAGTACAACACGAGTAGTGTACTAGTAGGAGTACAACATAGTAGAGTAGGAGTACAACACTAGTAGTGTACTAGTAGGAGTACAACATAGTAGAGTAGGAGTACAAAACTAGAAGAGTATGAGTGCAATACTTGTAATCTACTAGTAATATAGGAGTACAACACTAGTAGTGTACTAGTATAGGGCTAGAAGGAGTACAACACTAGTAGTGTACTAGTAGAGTACGAGTACAACACTAGTAGTGTACTGTTATAGGGCTAGTATAGTAGGGGTACAACACTGGTAGTGTACGAGTATAACACAAGTAGAGTAGAAGTACAACACTAGTAGTGTACTTTTATAGGGCTAGTAGAGTAGGAGTACAACATTGGTAGTGTACTAGTATAACACAAGTAGAGTAGGAGTACAACACTAGTAGTGTACTACTATAGGGCTAGTAGTGTAGGAATACAACACTGGTAGTGTACTAGTACAACACAAGTAGGAGTACAACACTAGTAGTGTACTTTTATAGGGCTAGTAGAGTAGGAGTACAACACTGGTAGTGTACTAGTATAACACAAGTAGAGTAAAAGTACAACAATAGTAGTGTACTTTTATAGGGCTAGTAGAGTAGGAGTACAACACAGGTAGTGTACTAGTATAACACAAGTAGAGTTGGAGTACAACACTAGTAGTGTACTAGTATAGGGCTAGTAGAGTAGGAGTACAACACTGGTAGTGTACTAGTACAACACAAGTAGAGTAGGAGTACAACACTAGTAGTGTTCTAGTATAGTGCAAGTAGAGTAGGAGTAAATCAATAGCAGTGTACTAGAATAGGGTTTGTAGGGTAGGAGTACAACACTAGCAGTGTACTAGTAGAGTAGAAGTACAACATTAGTACTGTACTAGTATATGTCTAGTAGAGTAAGAGTACAACACTAGTAGTGTACTAGTATAGGGCTGGTAGAGAAAGAGTAAAAACTACTAGTGTACTAGTATAGGGCTAGTAGAGAAAGAGTACAACACTAGTAGTGTACTAGTATAGGGTTAGTAGAGTAGGAGTACAACACTGGTAGTGTACTAGTACAACACAAGTAGAGTAGGAGTACACCACTAGTAGTGTACTAGTAGAGTAGAAGTACAACATTAGTACTGTACTAGTATAGGTCTAGTAGAGTAAGAGTACAACACTAGTAGTGTACTAGTATAGGGCTGGTAGAGAAAGGGTACAAAACTACTAGTGTACTAGTATAGGGCTAGTAGAGAAAGAGTACAACACTAGTAGTGTACTAGTATAGGGTTAGTAGAGTAGGAGTAAAACACTAGTAGTGTACTAGTATAGGGCTAGTAGAGTAGGAGTACAACACTAGTAGTGTACTTGTATAGGGCTAGTAGAGTAAGAGTACAACACTAGTAGTGTACTAGTATAGGGCTAGTAGAGTAGGAGTAAAACACCAGTAGTGTACTAGTATAGGGCTAGTGGAGTAGGAGTACAAAACTAGTAGTGTACTAGTATAGGGCAAGTAGAGTAGGAGTAGAACACTAGTAGTGTACTAGTATAGGGCAAGTAGAGTAGGAGTAGAACACTAGTAGTGTACTAGTATAGGGCAAGTAGAGTAGGAGTAGAACACTAGTAGTGTACTAGTAGAATAAATTGAAGAAAAAGTGTTAATGTTGAAGAATCAGTTGAAAGTATGGTGACAGGATGTATTGTCAAGTCTGATAAGTTAGTATCTCCACACTGTCAACCATGTTTATAGTTAGTACACTCCTTTAACTTGTGTCTAACTAGTTCTGACTCACTATGTCATGTTGAGAGGAAGATGGTGGCTTTTATACGTCACATTCACACAGCAGGGCGTTAAACCACCACCCATCGGGAgcgaggtgtcttgcccaaggactcaacggcaGAAGCTGGaatggaacctggaaccctgaagttgctgtgCCACCTGAGTGACTTCTAGAACCAAGTGATTAGTAACAAGGAGACGGTGTATTGTTGACATTTAATAGTGTGAAAACATTCTCAGGAGTTGTCAGATTTTTGTTCAGTTTGCAGTCTCCTTCCCATCATGCACTGGGCTGGCAGGTCACCGCGTGTGACTCCGCCCCCTACACGGGTTGGTTGACGTATTGGGCCTCGTCTTCTTCGCTCTGCGACGACAGCGTGGACGATTCTCCTGGCAGGAAACAGAAATACCCTGTGTTACTTTGCATAACACTACTAGGGTACTAGTACTACACTATTAGGGCACTAGGTACTAGTACTACACAACTAGATGAATAGTATAACACTAGTAGGGTACTAGTACTACACTATTAGGGCACTAGTACTACACAACTAGATGAATAGTACTACACTACTAGGGTACTAGTACTACACTATTAGGGCACTAGTACTACACAACTAGATGAATAGTATAACACTACTAGGGTAATAGTACTACACTACTAGGATACTAGTACTACACTATTAGGGCACTAGTATTACACAACTAAATGAATATTAGAACACTACTAGGGTACTAGTACTACACTACTACATGACTAGTACTACACAACTAGGGTACTAGTAATACACTACTATATGACTAGTATAACACTATTGGGTACTAGTACAACATTACTAGATGACTAAATTAACACTACTAGGGTACTAGTACAACATTACTATATGACTAATATAACACTACTAGGGTACTAGTACAACATTACTAGATGATTAATATAACGCTACAAGGGTAGTAGTATAACACTACGAGGGTACTAGTACAACATTACTAGTTGACTAGTACAACACTACTAGGGTCGGACAGGTCGCCCGGACATCTGCAAGTCATCCGATCACACACTAGTTACTAGTACAAGACTCCCAAGTGCCTAGTAAAACCTTACTACAGTCATCAGATCCCACAAGTAGTTACTAGTACAACACTAATAGATGACTAGCACAACTCTACTAGGATACTAGTACTACACTGCAAGATGAATATAATAACACTACTAAGGTACTAGTACTACACTACTAGATGACTAGTATAACACTACTAGGGTACTAGTACAACACTACTAGATGACTAATATAACACTTTTAGGGTACTAGTACAAAATTACTAGATGACAAATAAAACACTACTAGGATAGTAGAATAAGAATACAGGGGCACTAGTACAACATTACTAGTTGACTAGTATAACACTACTAGTTGACTAGTACAACACTACTAGGGTCGGACAGGTCGCCCGGACATCTGCAAGTCATCCGATCACACACTAGTTACTAGTACAAGACTCCCAAGTGCCTAGTAAAACCTTACTACAGTCATCAGATCCCACAAGTAGTTACTAGTACAACACTAATAGATGACTAGCACAACTCTACTAGGATACTAGTACTACACTACAAGATGAATATAATAACACTACTAAGGTACTAGTACTACACTACTAGATGACTAGTATAACACTACTAGGGTACTAGTACAACACTACTAGATGACTAATATAACACTTTTAGGGTACTAGTACAAAATTACTAGATTACAAATAAAACACTACTAGGATAGTAGAATACGAATACAGGGGCACTAGTACAACATTACTAGTTGACTAGTATAACACTACTAGTTGACTAGTATAACACTACTAAGCTACTAGTATAACACTACTAGATGACTAGTATAACACTACTGGGGTACTAGTATAATGCTACTAGGGTAGCACAACTAGTTACTTGTAACATGCTACTAGTTACTAGTACAACAGTACTGGATGGCGAGCATATTACTACTAAGCTGCTAGTACTAAACTACTAGTTGAATAGTATAACACTACTAGGGTATGAGTACTATACTACTAGATGACTAGTATAACACTACCAGGGTACTGGTACAACACTACTAGATGACTAGTATAACCCTACTAGGGTCTGGGAGGTCGTCAGGACATCTGCAAGTCATCTGATCACACACTAGTTAGTAGTAAAACACTACTAGATGACTAGTACAACACTACTAGGGTACTAGTACAACATTACTAGATGACTAGTATAATAATACTAGGGTACTAGTACAACAATACTAGATGACTAGTATAacaccgcgcccgggaatcatttttggggatttaacccccaattccaacccttgatgctgagtgccaagcagggaggtaatggctcccattttttttatagtctttggtatgactcggccgggttttgaacacacaacctacccatctcagggcagacactctaacccaggggtcagcaacctttttgaaaccaagagctacttcttgggtactgattaatgcgaagggctaccagtttgatacacacttaaataaattaccagaaatagccaatttcctcaatttacctttaataaataaatctatatatataaaagaaatgggtatttatttctgtctgtcattccgtcgtacagtttttttccttttacggaaggtttattgtagaaaataaatgatgaaaagattaaaagagcagaaaacacgaaaaaaaaagaaaattaaatttataaacatagtttatcttcaatttcgactctttaaaattcaaaattcaacctaaaaaaatgaagagaaaaaattcATTTTGATGAggaaattttaatatttttgaaaaattaaaaaaataatttatggaacatcattagtgatttttcctgatgaagattaattttagaattttgatgacataggTTAAAGTCCAATCCGCActttgtcagaatatataacaaattggaccaagctatatttctaacaaagacaaatcataattttttctagatttcccagaacaattttttttaaagaaattcaaaagtctttgaaataagatttaaatttgattttacagattttctagatttgccagaataatgtttttgaattttaatcttaataagtttgaataaatatttcacaaatattcttcatcaaaaaaacataagataaaatgaaaaattaaattaaaatgtatttattattctttacaataaaaaaaaaatacttgaacattgatttaaattgtcaggaaagaaaaggaaggaatttaaaaggtaaaaaggtatatgtgtttaaaaatccaaaaatcatttttaaggttgtattttttctctaaaagtgtctttctgaaagttataagaagcaaagtaaaaaaataaatgaagtgaagaccaagtctttaaaatattttcttggattttcaaattctatttgagttttgtctctcttagaattaaaaatgtcgagcaaagcgagaccagcttgctagtaaataaatacaatttaaaaaatagaggcagctcactggtatttgagctatttttagaacaggccagcgggcgactcatctggtccttacgggctacctggtgcccgcgggcaccgcgttggtgacccctgctctaaccactcggccactgagtaggtactagTACAACATTACTAGTTGACTAGTATAATAATACTACAGTACTAGTACAACACTACTAGATGACTAGTATAATAATACTACGGTACTAGTACAACACTACTAGATGACTATTATAAGACCACTAGGGTACTAGTACTACACTAGTAGATGACTAGTAAAACACAACTAGGGTACCAGTATAACACTACTCGGGTACAAGTACAACATTACTACATGACTAGTACAACACTACTAGGGTACTAGTACAACACTACTAGGGTACTAGTATAACACTACTAGGGTATGAGTACAACACTACTATACGACTAGTACAACACTACTAGGCTACTGGTATAACACTACTTGGGTACGAGTACAACATTACTAGATGACTAGTACAACACTACTAGGGTACTAGTATAACACTACTAGGGTATGAGTACAACATTACTATACGACTAGTACAACACTACTAGGCTACTGGTATAACACTACTTGGGTACGAGTACAACATTACTAGATGACTAGTACAACACTACTAGGGTACTAGTATAACACTACTAGGGTATGAGTACAACATTACTATACGACTAGTACAACACTACTAGGCTACTAGTATAACACTACTAGGGTACGAGTACCACATTACTAGATGACTGGTAAAACACAACTAGGGTACTAGCATAACACTACTAGGGTATGAGTACACCATTACTACATGACTAGTACAACACGACTAGGGTACTAGTATAACACTACTAGGGTATGAGTGCAACATTACTATATGAGTAGTACAACACTACTTGGCTACTAGTATAACACTACTAGGCTACTAGTATAACACTACTAGGGTACTAGTATAACACCACTAGGGTATGAGTACCACATTACTAGATGACTGGTAAACACAACTAGGGTACTAGCATAACACTACTAGGGTATGAGTACAACATTACTATATGACTAGTACAACACTACTAGGCTACTAGTATAACACTATTAGGGTATGAGTACCACATTACTAGATGACTGGTAAAACACAACTAGGGTACTGGTATAACACTACTAGGGTACGAGTACACCATTACTAGATGACTAGTACAACACTACTAGGGTACCATTATAACACTACTCGGGTACGAGTACAACATTACTAGATGACTAGTACAACACTATTAGGGTACTAGTATAACACTACTAGGGTATGAGTACAACATTACCATACGACTAGTACAACACTACTGGGCTACTGGTATAACACTACTCGGGTACGAGTACAACATTACTAGATGACTAGTACAACACTACTACGGTACTAGTATAACACTACTAGGGTATGAGTACAACATTACTATACGACTAGTACAGCACTACTAGGCTACTAGTATAACACTACAAGGGTACGAGTACCACATTACTAGATGACTGGTAAAACACAACTAGGGTACGAGCATAACACTACTAGGGTATGAGTACACCATTACTACATGACTAGTACTACACGACTAGGGTACTAGTATAACACTACTAGGGTATGAGTGCAACATTACTATATGAGTAGTACAACACTACTTGGCTACTAGTATAACACTACTAGGCTACTAGTATAACACTACTAGGGTACTAGTATAACACCACTAGGGTATGAGTACCACATTACTAGATGACTGGTAAACACAACTAGGGTACTAGCATAACACTACTAGGGTGAGTACAACATTACTATATGACTAGTACAACACTACTAGGCTACTAGTATAACACTACTAGGGTACAAGTACCACATTACTAGATGACTGGTAAAACACTACTAGGGTACGAGTACACCATTACTGCATGACTAGTACAACACTACTAGGGTATGAGTACCACATTACTAGATGACTGGTAAACACAACTAGGGTACTAGCATAACACTACTAGGGTATGAGTACAACATTACTATATGACTAGTACAACACTACTAGGCTACTAGTATAACACTACTAGGGTACGAGTACACCATTACTACATGACTAGTATAACACCAGCAGGGTACTAGTATAACACTACTAGGGTACTAGTACAAGATTACTAGCTGACTAGTATAACACCAGCAGGGTACTAGTATAACACTACTAGGGTACTAGTACAAGATTACTAGATGAGTAGTACAACACCAGCAGGGTACTAGATGAGTGTCAGGAAACAGGAAGTCCCATGCGAACCTGATGCACTTCCTGTTGAGGCAGCGCTGTGAGGCGTCACGTCCAAATACTCCCTGTCATCTGACAAGGAGAGACGCTCCATGGCTCGGACCGGCGAGCTTCCGGAAGGTTCCCTCCACTCAGCTGCGGGCACGTTGACGTACTCGTGGCGGACACCTGTGGGCGACACTGGCCTCGTAAGGGCATCCAACACCAAGAAAATGGCGGCGGAAGAAGCCACCTGAGCTGGGCGTGGAGGCTGCGCTCTGATTGGTGGAAGCATCGGGCAGGACCAGGCTGTgggagaggaagaggaagaggaagaggaggcgcACACAGGTGCCCGAGGAGCAGGAAGTACCTACACGTAGTCCTCAGCAAAGCATTCTGGGTAGTCCAGTCCTGCGCAAAGGAAACAGTGTTAGGGCGCGTCCTGTCTCCCACCACAGGGGGCGGGGCCGCCGAGCATCTCACCTGCGTGGGAGTTCTCGTAGCTGGCGTTACTTTCTGCAGCGCACAGAGGTCATGTGAGGTCAAGGGTCACATGCAGGGTCACATGACGTGTCATCTCACCGCTTTGTGTGGGCGTCACGCATCCTCGCTCGCTCCCACTGCCGGGGTCTGGAGGCGGAGCCCTGGAGACGCAACGTCAAACATCACTTCCTGCTTGGCCAAGATCGGGGGAAAGGGGGCGGGGACTCACATAGGTGAGAGCAGGTCAGAGGTCGGAGAGATCATCAGGAAATCTGAAAGTCATCAGATCACACATATTGATGCTAACGTTAGCTACAGGCTAGTAGATGACTAGTATTCCACAActttggtagtagtactacactACTTGTTACTAGTACTACACGACTAATTGACTAGTACAACACTACTAGGGTCAGGGAGGCCGTCAGGACATCTGAAAGTCATCAGATCACACATATTGATGCTAACGTTAGCTACAGGCTAGTAGATGACTAGTATTCCACAActttggtagtagtactacactACTTGTTACTAGTACTACACGACTAATTGACTAGTACAACACTACTAGGGTCAGGGAGGCCGTCAGGACATCTGAAAGTCATCAGATCACACATGTTGATGTGAACGTTGGCTACAGGCTAGTAGATGACTAATACTACACTACTTGTTTTTAGTACTACACTACTAGTTGACTAGTACAACACTACTAGTGTCGGGAGGCCGTCAAGACATCTGAAAGTCCTCAGATCACACATATTGATGCCAACGTTGGCTACAGGCTAGTAGATGTTTAGTACTACACAACTTTGGTACTAGTACTTCACTACTTGTTACTAGTACAACATTACTAGCTGACTAGTACAACACTACTAGGGTCAAATAGGTTGTCAGGACATCTGCAAGTCATCAGATCACACATGTTGATGTGAACTTTAGCTACAGGCTAGTAGATGAGTAGTACAACACTACTAGATGACTAGTACTACACTACTAGATGACTAGTACAACACTAATAGATAACTAGTACAACACTACTAGTGTCGGGGAGGCCGTCAGGACATCTGAAAGTCATCAGATCACACGTATTGATGCTAACGTTAGCTACAGGCTAGTAGATGAGTAGTACTACACTACTTGTTACTAGTACTACACTACTTGATACTAGTACTACACTACTAGATGACTAGTACAACACTACTAGGGTCGGGGAGGTGTCAAGACATCTGCAAGTCATCAGATCACACATGTTGATGTGAACTTTAGCTACAGGCTCGTAGATGACTAGTACTTCACTACTAGATgactagtacccacactcttttactacgaagccatgttgttgtaacacctggcttggcatcgtcttgctgatataagcaggggcgtccatgcttgaatggcaacataagtatctccaaaagctgtatgtgcctttcagcattaatggtgccttcacagatgtgtaagttacccatgccttggccactaatacacccccataccatcacacatgctgcctagaacactttcaccctagaacagtccggatgttttttttcctcttttgttctggaggtccacagtttccccccaaaaattagaaatgtggactggtcagaccacagaacacttttccactttgcatcagtccatcttagatgagctcgggcccagcgaaacgtttctgggtgttgttgataaatggctttggctttgcatagtagagttttaacttgcacttacagatgtagcgaccaactgtggttactgaatattagctgaaaaggatttgcaaatcattgtattttctttttatttaccatttacacaacgcgacaactttactgcttttggcttttgtagtaCTACACTATTAGTGTAATAGTACTACATTACCTGTTCCTAGTACTACACTACTAGATGACTAGTATAACACATCTACAGTACTAGTACTCCACAATAGATGACTAGTAAAACACAACTAGGATACCAGTATTAGTTACTAATACAACACTACTAGATGACTAGTATATCGATAATAGGGTATGGGAGGTCGCCAGGACATCTGCAAGTCATCAGATCACACTAGTTACTAGTACAACACTACTAGATGACTAGTATAACCCTACTAGGGTAGGTCGTCAGGACATCTGCAAGCCATCAGATCACACACTAGTTACTAGTACGACACCAATAGATGACTAGTATAACCCTACTAGGGTCGGGGAGGTGGTCAGGACATCTGCAAGTCATCAGATCACACACTAGTTACTAGTACGACACCAATAGATGACTAGTATAACCCTACTAGGGTCGGGGAGGTAGTCAGGACATCTGCAAGTCATCAGATCACACACTAGTTACTAGTACAACACTAAAAGGTGAGTAGTATAACCCTACTAGAGTCTGGTAGGTTGTCAGGACATCTACAAGTCATTAGATCACACACTAGTTACTAGTACAACACTACTAGTTGACTAGTGTAACCCTACTAGGGTAGGTTGTCAGGACATCTGCAAACCATCAGATTACACACTAGTTACTAGTAAAGCACTACTTGATGACTAGTATAACCCTACTAGGGTACtagtatgacagtaatatttACTAGTACAACACTACTAGATGACTAGCATAACCCTACTAGGGTCGGGGAAGTGGTCAGGACATCTGCAAGTCATCAGATCACAAACTAGTTACTAGTACGACACCAATAGATGACTAGTATAACCCTACTAGGGTCAGGGAGGTGGTCAGGACATCTGCAAGTCATCAGATCACACACTAGTTACTAGTACAACACTAATAGATGACTAGTATAACCCTACTAGGGTCGGGGAGGTGGTCAGGACATCTGCAAGTCATCAGATCTCACACTAGTTACTATTACGACACTAATAGATGACTAGTATAACCCTACTAGGGTCGGGGAGGTGGTCAGGACATCTGCAAGTCATCAGATCTCACACTAGTTACTAGTACGACACTAATAGATGACTACTATAACCCTACTAGGGTCGGGGAGGTGGTCAGGACATCTGCAAGTCATCAGATCACACACTAGTTACTAGTACGACACTAATAGATGACTAGTATAACCCTACTAGGGTCGGGGAGGTGGTCAGGACATCTGCAAGTCATCAGATCACACATTAGTTACTAGTACGACACCAATAGATGACTAGTATAACCCTACTAGGGTCAGGGAGGTGGTCAGGACATCTGCAAGTCATCAGATCAAACACTAGTTACTAGTACGACACTAATAGATGACTAGTATAACCCTACTAGGGTCGGGGAGGTGGTCAGGACATCTGCAAGTCATCAGATCACACACTACTTACTAGTACGACACTACTAGATGACTAGTATAACCCTACTAGCGTCGGGGAGGTCGTCAGGACATCTGCAAGTCATCAAATCAAACACTAGTTACTAGTACGACAATAATAGATGACTAGTATAACCCTACTAGGGTCGGGGAGGTGGTCAGGACATATGCAAGTCATCAGATCACACACTACTTACTAGTACGACACCAATAGATGACTAGTATAACCCTACTAGGGTCGGGGAGGTGGTCAGGACATCTGCAAGTCATCAGATCACACACTACTTACTAGTACGACACCAATAGATGACTAGTATAATCCTACTAGGGTCGGGGAGGTGGTCAGGACATCTGCAAGTCATCAGATCACACACTACTTACTAGTACGACACCAATAGATGACTAGTATAATCCTACTAGGGTCGGGGAGGTGGTCAGGACATCTGCAAGTCATCAGATCACACACTACTTACTAGTACGACACTACTAGATGACTAGTATAACCCTACTAGGGTCGGGGAGGTGGTCAGGACATCTGCAAGTCATCAAATCAAACACTAGTTACTAGTACGACAATAATAGATGACTAGTATAACCCTACTAGGGTCGGGGAGGTGGTCAGGACATCTGCAAGTCATCAGATCACACACTAGTTACTAGTACAACACTAATAGATGACTAGTATAATCCTACTAGGGTCGGGGAGGTGGTCAGGACATCTGCAAGTCATCAGATCACACATTAGTTACTAGTACGACACTAATAGATGACTAGTATAATCCTACTAGGGTCGGGGAGGTGGTCAGGACATCTGCAAGTCATCAGATCACACACTAGTTACTAGTACGACACTAATAGATGACTACTATAACCGTACTAGGGTCGGGGAGGTGGTCGGAACATCTGCAAGTCATCAGATCACATATTAGTTACTAGTACGACACCAATAGATGACTAGTATAACCCTACTAGGGTCGGGGAGGTGGTCAGGACATCTGCAAGTCATCAGATCACACACTAGTTACTAGTACGACACTAATAGATGACTAGTATAAACCTACTAGGGTCAGGGAGGTGGTCAGATCACACAAGTTGACACTAACTTGATAGCATTAACGACAGGTTAGTAGGACTTACGTGGTAGTGCGTGCGGGAAATTGGTGGAGCTGCGTGTGGGAAACAAAGAGTGACAGTCACAAACCAGCaggcttttctttctttttctcaagCCGCTGCACTCACAGGATGTACTCGGCTGTGGCCGTGTCTTCCCGGATGGAAACTGGTGGTGGCGGGGAGAGAAAAGGCGGGTTAGTAGATGGGCGACAGGAAGTGACACGGACTCACCCGGCGGTGCGTTCCTCCAGCAGTCCACACACGCCAGCAGCACGCCGCACAGCAGCGCTACCGTGGCCAGCGCCAGCATCAGGGGGACGTCCATGGAGAGAACACTCGGCGCCATGgcctcacacaggaagtgactCACCTGCACGCCAAACATGTCTTCTCTATCTCCTCTTCTGCTCAGCCAATCAGCTGCTGACCTTCCCCTCCCGCCTTGCAGCACAACACTGTGCACCAATCACCAGCCACCTACACCGCCTCGCCTTGGCCCCGCCTCCTGACAGGAAACCACATCAAGTTGACAGCCACGGTGCTGGGGtggtggggtggggggttgcaCTTGTTTCAGTACTACTCTGTAATTCCATCATACTAAATACTTGTTGTCAAGTACTAGTACTACACCACTAGACAACTAGTACTACTCTGTAATTCCATCATACTAAATACTTGTTGTCAAGTACTAGTACTACACTACTAGACAACTAGTACTTCACTGTACTTCAATGAtactaaatatccatccatccattttctaccgcttattcccttttggggtcgtgggggcgctggcgcctatctcagctacaatagggcggaaggcggggtacaccctggacaagtcgccaccttatcacagggccaacacagatagacagacaacattcacactcacattcacacactagggaccatttagtgttgccaatcaacctatccccaggtgcatgtctttggaagtgggagga
The DNA window shown above is from Nerophis ophidion isolate RoL-2023_Sa linkage group LG23, RoL_Noph_v1.0, whole genome shotgun sequence and carries:
- the LOC133541198 gene encoding uncharacterized protein LOC133541198; the protein is MFGVQVSHFLCEAMAPSVLSMDVPLMLALATVALLCGVLLACVDCWRNAPPVSIREDTATAEYILSTNFPHALPHFLMISPTSDLLSPMAPPPDPGSGSERGCVTPTQSESNASYENSHAGLDYPECFAEDYVLVLPDASTNQSAASTPSSGVRHEYVNVPAAEWREPSGSSPVRAMERLSLSDDREYLDVTPHSAASTGSASGESSTLSSQSEEDEAQYVNQPV